In one Candidatus Nanopelagicus limnes genomic region, the following are encoded:
- the galT gene encoding galactose-1-phosphate uridylyltransferase, translating into MAKGLSGGVFRSDLQLADGRQISYYDSKEVTRTAVDKRDDKAQPGIGHLRLDPLVNEWIAVASHRQHRVFLPPKELCPLCPTVDSKLTEVPDKDYEVVVFTNRSPALTTPSSNWKLPQISGLDTPNADAAGACEVVCYTQDHGSSFAKLSTKQIRTVLEAWKDRDSALSKLSFVEHVFPFENRGEEVGVTLSHPHGQIYAYSFLPPRIEKMLEAAKSHLAKTGRVLLDDVIAREVKDKKRIICENPEWIAFVPYAARYPFEIHIAPKRTVAAMADLDEKQSDLFAPIAKEALTRLDGVFGIEMAYIASWYQAPVNIGRDCMRLHWQIVSVRRQPGKLKYLSGSESAMGAFIMDLEPEQSAKQLQEVKY; encoded by the coding sequence ATGGCCAAAGGATTATCGGGTGGAGTATTCCGATCTGATTTGCAATTAGCAGATGGCCGGCAAATCTCTTACTACGATAGCAAAGAAGTAACACGTACTGCAGTAGACAAAAGAGATGATAAAGCTCAACCTGGCATTGGACACTTACGTCTTGATCCACTGGTAAATGAGTGGATTGCAGTTGCCTCTCATCGCCAACACCGAGTTTTTCTGCCACCAAAAGAATTATGCCCACTTTGCCCAACTGTTGATAGTAAATTAACTGAGGTTCCAGATAAGGATTATGAGGTTGTTGTCTTCACCAATCGTTCACCAGCGCTAACCACCCCAAGTAGTAATTGGAAACTTCCGCAAATTTCTGGTCTTGATACCCCAAACGCTGATGCAGCAGGTGCTTGTGAAGTTGTTTGCTACACCCAAGATCATGGATCTAGCTTTGCAAAATTAAGTACAAAACAAATTAGAACTGTGTTGGAAGCCTGGAAAGATCGTGATTCAGCCCTTTCTAAACTTTCATTCGTTGAGCATGTATTTCCCTTTGAAAATCGCGGCGAAGAGGTTGGCGTAACCCTGTCTCACCCACATGGACAGATTTATGCTTACTCATTCCTGCCACCACGAATTGAAAAGATGTTAGAAGCTGCAAAATCACACCTAGCTAAAACTGGCAGAGTATTACTTGATGATGTGATTGCCCGTGAGGTTAAGGACAAAAAGCGAATCATTTGTGAGAATCCTGAGTGGATTGCATTTGTGCCATATGCGGCTAGATATCCATTTGAAATTCACATTGCCCCTAAGCGCACAGTTGCTGCCATGGCGGATTTAGATGAAAAACAATCTGATTTATTTGCACCAATCGCTAAAGAGGCTTTAACTAGATTAGATGGCGTGTTTGGAATTGAAATGGCATATATCGCCTCTTGGTATCAAGCCCCAGTAAATATTGGTCGAGATTGCATGCGTTTGCACTGGCAGATAGTTTCTGTAAGACGCCAACCTGGAAAGTTAAAGTATTTATCTGGTTCAGAATCTGCAATGGGTGCTTTTATAATGGATTTAGAGCCTGAACAATCTGCAAAACAATTACAAGAAGTTAAGTATTAA
- a CDS encoding ACT domain-containing protein, which produces MALYRVQVSLPDRPGSLGAVASAIGFAGGDIRGLVVLRSENGRGIDDITIAVPGSDPTDLVNVLTSIGGVEVISITPVD; this is translated from the coding sequence ATGGCGCTATATCGAGTACAGGTCTCATTACCTGACCGTCCAGGTTCACTTGGTGCGGTGGCATCTGCAATTGGATTTGCAGGTGGAGATATTCGTGGATTAGTTGTGCTCCGAAGTGAAAATGGCCGAGGAATTGATGACATCACAATTGCAGTTCCAGGCAGTGATCCAACAGATTTAGTAAATGTCTTAACTTCAATCGGTGGGGTTGAGGTAATTTCAATTACCCCAGTGGATTAA
- the dnaG gene encoding DNA primase produces the protein MAGRIKDEDVTYIRDHSPIDDVVGDYVQLKNAGGGQKKGLCPFHDEKSPSFHVTPSKGFFHCFGCQVGGDVIAFIMKLEHLTFMETVERLADRIGYTLRYESGGVSTGPSINRSRLVAANTAASLFYQEQLQLPAAQHGRDFLTKRGFDRDAAKNFNVGYAPDEWDGLYKNLKGKGFTDEELNLAGLVKEGTKGMIDRYRNRLIWPVKDISGDVVGFGARKLASDEVDTGPKYLNSPETPVYKKNQILYGLDMAKKEIAKNRQVVIVEGYTDVMAAHLAGVTTAVATCGTAFGDEHIRIIRRLLMDADAFRGEVIFTFDGDAAGQKAALRAFEDDQKFVAQTFVAVEPNGMDPCELRQAHGDDAVRNLVARRVPLFEFAIKSVIANYDITAAEGRVNALNLVAPLIGKIRDASLRPEYVRLLAGWLGMEVDIVSTAVKRSGGANSATSDKRINLTDPVLVLEREVLKVRLQLPTLSHSWVDLEPTAFSFPLYNQLRAGIDNQAEFNIQELIDKAESEELKSLITELTVEPIRTDGEVSDRYITSIFARLREVALSRSIAEIKSTLQRLNPVENDAQYQEIFGQLVGMEAARRVQKELALGES, from the coding sequence ATGGCCGGACGTATTAAAGATGAGGATGTTACATACATCCGCGATCACTCACCGATAGATGATGTAGTTGGTGATTATGTGCAGCTAAAAAATGCTGGTGGTGGTCAGAAAAAAGGTCTGTGTCCATTTCATGATGAGAAGAGTCCCTCCTTTCATGTGACACCTAGCAAAGGATTTTTTCACTGCTTTGGTTGCCAAGTTGGTGGGGATGTAATTGCATTTATTATGAAGTTAGAGCATTTAACATTTATGGAGACGGTAGAGCGCTTAGCTGATCGAATTGGCTACACACTTCGTTATGAATCAGGTGGAGTTAGTACTGGTCCATCAATTAATCGCTCACGATTAGTTGCTGCAAACACAGCAGCCTCACTTTTTTATCAGGAACAATTACAACTTCCAGCAGCTCAACATGGCCGAGATTTCTTAACTAAACGTGGCTTTGATCGAGATGCGGCAAAAAACTTTAATGTTGGTTACGCACCGGATGAATGGGATGGGCTTTATAAAAACCTTAAAGGAAAAGGTTTTACTGATGAAGAGTTAAATCTGGCTGGTTTAGTTAAAGAAGGCACCAAGGGAATGATTGATCGATATCGAAATCGATTAATTTGGCCAGTTAAAGATATTTCTGGTGATGTGGTCGGATTTGGTGCAAGAAAGTTAGCAAGTGATGAGGTAGATACTGGGCCAAAGTACTTAAACTCACCTGAAACTCCAGTTTATAAAAAGAATCAGATTTTGTACGGCTTAGATATGGCTAAGAAAGAAATTGCAAAAAATCGACAAGTTGTAATTGTTGAAGGCTATACCGATGTAATGGCTGCCCATTTAGCTGGGGTAACAACTGCAGTTGCAACCTGTGGCACCGCCTTTGGTGATGAGCACATAAGAATAATTAGAAGATTATTAATGGACGCCGACGCATTTAGAGGTGAGGTTATCTTTACCTTTGATGGTGATGCTGCGGGGCAAAAAGCAGCGCTTCGTGCATTTGAAGATGATCAAAAGTTTGTTGCCCAAACATTTGTGGCAGTTGAACCAAATGGTATGGATCCTTGCGAGTTACGCCAAGCCCATGGCGATGACGCCGTTCGTAATTTAGTTGCAAGGCGAGTTCCTTTATTTGAGTTCGCAATTAAATCCGTGATTGCAAACTATGACATCACAGCTGCTGAAGGCAGAGTTAATGCGTTAAATCTGGTTGCGCCATTAATTGGAAAAATTCGAGACGCATCCCTTCGCCCAGAGTATGTTCGCTTACTTGCCGGCTGGCTTGGCATGGAGGTAGATATTGTTTCAACTGCAGTAAAGCGAAGCGGTGGTGCTAATTCAGCAACAAGTGATAAACGAATCAATTTAACAGATCCAGTTTTAGTATTAGAGCGTGAAGTTCTAAAGGTTCGCCTGCAACTGCCAACACTTTCTCATAGCTGGGTAGATCTTGAGCCAACCGCCTTCTCATTCCCTCTTTATAATCAATTACGCGCTGGTATTGATAATCAAGCAGAGTTTAATATTCAAGAGTTAATTGATAAGGCTGAAAGTGAAGAGCTTAAATCTTTGATTACTGAGTTAACAGTTGAACCAATCCGAACTGATGGTGAGGTTTCAGATCGCTACATCACCAGTATCTTTGCTCGCTTGCGCGAGGTTGCATTAAGCAGATCAATCGCTGAGATTAAATCAACTTTGCAAAGATTAAATCCGGTGGAAAATGATGCGCAGTATCAAGAGATCTTTGGTCAATTAGTTGGCATGGAGGCAGCCCGCCGGGTGCAAAAAGAATTAGCATTAGGGGAGAGTTAA